The following are encoded in a window of Strix uralensis isolate ZFMK-TIS-50842 chromosome 30, bStrUra1, whole genome shotgun sequence genomic DNA:
- the LOC141935999 gene encoding kinesin-like protein KIF20B isoform X1, with amino-acid sequence MNNTPGPAQHRMEPNLDKEDFFRPSCIAGAEPLQRTAPGSVEDFKTDLSPDVSLVSSSSNTRQVLAMDTSVLVQDQSFGQKSATTSSLLSHTKMPISRKRVTAPWDRSLEDVIEDDNDGEEQHMSREEAVQKYLENTVLIGKKEYMMLLSLTEELKNQLLAEKKKKLLLELQIRAEVTQEFAQYFAEQEIYFNECLSYERERLEEDADTRLEIFRELVDGYLGDVEEENKLKDQPCSEQAGPLNEEYGIGPGTYIDREGVTDSLQDDVVDIEKQAEETHRHVVSLEDPQEATGWLEKQLSKTTTALTQTKEKLTKKTDELIKTEEQLTQKPKDLEMQMIKSDESAEQLKEPAEGTFSKKPLCRITCFNTKLQ; translated from the exons ATGAATAACACTCCTGGACCGGCACAGCACAG gatggaaccGAATTTGGATAAGGAGGACTTTTTCAGACCATCCTGTATTGCTGGTGCTGAGCCACTTCAGAGAACGGCACCAGGAAGCgtggaagattttaaaacagatctctctccTGATGTGTCTTTGGTTTCTTCAAGCTCAAACACGAGgcag gttttagctatggacacatctgttcttgtccagGACCAGTcgtttggccagaaatcagcaacaacaTCCTCACTACTTAGTCACACTAAAATGCccatctcaaggaaaagagttactgccccatgggacaggagcttagaagatgtgatcgaagatgacaatgacggggaggaacagcatatgtcaagagaagaagcagtgcagaaatacctagaaaatacagttcttattgggaaaaaagagtacatg atgctgctgagtctcacagaagagttgaagaaccaacttcttgctgaaaagaagaagaagttACTGCTGGAGCTACAAATTCGTGCAGAGGTGAcgcaggaatttgcccaatattttgctgagcaggaaatatatttcaa tgagtgcctttcttacgaacgagaacggcttgaagaagatgctgacacgcGCCTGGAGATCTTCAGGGAACTTGTAGATGGTTATCTTGGAGAcgtggaggaagaaaataaactaaaggatcagccttgcagcgaacaagctggacctctg AATGAAGAgtatggcatagggccaggcacctacattgatcgtGAGGGcgttactgattctctgcaggaTGATGTCGTTGATatcgaaaagcaggcagaagaaacacacagacacgtggtgtctctAGAGGACCCCCAGGAAGCTACAGGTTGGcttgaaaagcagctgagcaaaACTACCACTgcactaactcagaccaaagaaaagctgacaaagaaaaccgATGAACTAATCaaaactgaagagcagctgacacagaaacccaaag ACttggaaatgcagatgattaaatcggacgagtctgctgagcagcttaaagaaccagCTGAGGGgactttctcaaaaaaacccttgtgcagaattacttgctttaatacaaaacttcagtag
- the LOC141935999 gene encoding kinesin-like protein KIF20B isoform X2: MNNTPGPAQHRMEPNLDKEDFFRPSCIAGAEPLQRTAPGSVEDFKTDLSPDVSLVSSSSNTRQVLAMDTSVLVQDQSFGQKSATTSSLLSHTKMPISRKRVTAPWDRSLEDVIEDDNDGEEQHMSREEAVQKYLENTVLIGKKEYMMLLSLTEELKNQLLAEKKKKLLLELQIRAEVTQEFAQYFAEQEIYFNECLSYERERLEEDADTRLEIFRELVDGYLGDVEEENKLKDQPCSEQAGPLNEEYGIGPGTYIDREGVTDSLQDDVVDIEKQAEETHRHVVSLEDPQEATGWLEKQLSKTTTALTQTKEKLTKKTDELIKTEEQLTQKPKGIRRIKGFKN; encoded by the exons ATGAATAACACTCCTGGACCGGCACAGCACAG gatggaaccGAATTTGGATAAGGAGGACTTTTTCAGACCATCCTGTATTGCTGGTGCTGAGCCACTTCAGAGAACGGCACCAGGAAGCgtggaagattttaaaacagatctctctccTGATGTGTCTTTGGTTTCTTCAAGCTCAAACACGAGgcag gttttagctatggacacatctgttcttgtccagGACCAGTcgtttggccagaaatcagcaacaacaTCCTCACTACTTAGTCACACTAAAATGCccatctcaaggaaaagagttactgccccatgggacaggagcttagaagatgtgatcgaagatgacaatgacggggaggaacagcatatgtcaagagaagaagcagtgcagaaatacctagaaaatacagttcttattgggaaaaaagagtacatg atgctgctgagtctcacagaagagttgaagaaccaacttcttgctgaaaagaagaagaagttACTGCTGGAGCTACAAATTCGTGCAGAGGTGAcgcaggaatttgcccaatattttgctgagcaggaaatatatttcaa tgagtgcctttcttacgaacgagaacggcttgaagaagatgctgacacgcGCCTGGAGATCTTCAGGGAACTTGTAGATGGTTATCTTGGAGAcgtggaggaagaaaataaactaaaggatcagccttgcagcgaacaagctggacctctg AATGAAGAgtatggcatagggccaggcacctacattgatcgtGAGGGcgttactgattctctgcaggaTGATGTCGTTGATatcgaaaagcaggcagaagaaacacacagacacgtggtgtctctAGAGGACCCCCAGGAAGCTACAGGTTGGcttgaaaagcagctgagcaaaACTACCACTgcactaactcagaccaaagaaaagctgacaaagaaaaccgATGAACTAATCaaaactgaagagcagctgacacagaaacccaaag gaatacgcagaataaaaggattcaagaactaa
- the LOC141935999 gene encoding kinesin-like protein KIF20B isoform X3, giving the protein MNNTPGPAQHRMEPNLDKEDFFRPSCIAGAEPLQRTAPGSVEDFKTDLSPDVSLVSSSSNTRQVLAMDTSVLVQDQSFGQKSATTSSLLSHTKMPISRKRVTAPWDRSLEDVIEDDNDGEEQHMSREEAVQKYLENTVLIGKKEYMMLLSLTEELKNQLLAEKKKKLLLELQIRAEVTQEFAQYFAEQEIYFNECLSYERERLEEDADTRLEIFRELVDGYLGDVEEENKLKDQPCSEQAGPLNEEYGIGPGTYIDREGVTDSLQDDVVDIEKQAEETHRHVVSLEDPQEATGWLEKQLSKTTTALTQTKEKLTKKTDELIKTEEQLTQKPKEKEYAE; this is encoded by the exons ATGAATAACACTCCTGGACCGGCACAGCACAG gatggaaccGAATTTGGATAAGGAGGACTTTTTCAGACCATCCTGTATTGCTGGTGCTGAGCCACTTCAGAGAACGGCACCAGGAAGCgtggaagattttaaaacagatctctctccTGATGTGTCTTTGGTTTCTTCAAGCTCAAACACGAGgcag gttttagctatggacacatctgttcttgtccagGACCAGTcgtttggccagaaatcagcaacaacaTCCTCACTACTTAGTCACACTAAAATGCccatctcaaggaaaagagttactgccccatgggacaggagcttagaagatgtgatcgaagatgacaatgacggggaggaacagcatatgtcaagagaagaagcagtgcagaaatacctagaaaatacagttcttattgggaaaaaagagtacatg atgctgctgagtctcacagaagagttgaagaaccaacttcttgctgaaaagaagaagaagttACTGCTGGAGCTACAAATTCGTGCAGAGGTGAcgcaggaatttgcccaatattttgctgagcaggaaatatatttcaa tgagtgcctttcttacgaacgagaacggcttgaagaagatgctgacacgcGCCTGGAGATCTTCAGGGAACTTGTAGATGGTTATCTTGGAGAcgtggaggaagaaaataaactaaaggatcagccttgcagcgaacaagctggacctctg AATGAAGAgtatggcatagggccaggcacctacattgatcgtGAGGGcgttactgattctctgcaggaTGATGTCGTTGATatcgaaaagcaggcagaagaaacacacagacacgtggtgtctctAGAGGACCCCCAGGAAGCTACAGGTTGGcttgaaaagcagctgagcaaaACTACCACTgcactaactcagaccaaagaaaagctgacaaagaaaaccgATGAACTAATCaaaactgaagagcagctgacacagaaacccaaag aaaaggaatacgcagaataa
- the LOC141935906 gene encoding kinesin-like protein KIF20B: MDWSWEQQWQSAGTPGTSICQQLGHKSVPSLLALVNRVCVNGEDVYVLLIATSLQNRTKALYPHGFELELPRWRSVRSFFGSRNFRVIDLIVTQDNTVTTMKRKCAEENSKEVIESSQFKASCWGKRGTRRERLRQDLSESPALVQSLEKGLQRKEEEHGEKQIQQVQNQVCRVQSEEKSLRNKGNELQKIKTQFSKELEIKQRTVLQFKKEQLNNEKLEEISKQYEKACKELEAWKQKYRELNNQSNSDWQQKNEAKYQTDRKNWLEEKMRLISQVKEAESHRNREMRRFGEDRKRCVEQQAEIERLAAQLVEEASNLPKRREERHQLVEALEVQLRLWLLTPCKKIKKQQN, translated from the exons ATGGACTGGAGCTGGGAACAGCAGTGGCAGAGTGCCGGCACCCCTGGAACATcgatctgccagcagctgggccaCAAGTCTGTTCCTTCACTCCTGGCTttggttaatagagtttgtgtaaaCGGAGAAGACGTGTACGTGCtcctcattgctacttctctccaaaataggACCAAAGCTTTGTATCCGCACGGCTTTGAATTAGAATTACCCCGCTGGCGCTCTGTGAGATCCTTTTTTGGTTCTCGG AACTTCAGAGTAATTGATCTTATtgtaacacaggacaacactgtaaccaccatgaaaagaaaatgcgcAGAAGAGaactctaaggaagtgattgaaagcagccaattcaaggcTT cctgttggggaaaaagaggcacccgcagagaaag gctacgtcaagatctttctgagagccctgcccttgtacagagcttggaaaaaggtttgcagaggaaagaggaagaacatggagagaaacaaattcagcaagtacaaaaccag GTGTGCAGAGTGCAATCcgaggagaaatccctgaggaacaaaggtaatgaacttcagaaaattaaaacccagtttagtaaagaattagagatcaaacagcgcacagtcctgcaatttaaaaag GAGCAGctgaataatgagaagctggaagaaatctccaaacagtacGAGAAAgcgtgtaaag aactggaagcatggaagcagaaatacagagagctgaataaccagagcaatagtgactggcagcaaaag aatgaggcaaagtatcaaactgatagaaagaactggctggaggaaaaaatgagactcataagtcaagtgaaagaagctgagagccatcgcaacagagaaatgagaagattTGGGGAGGACAGAAAACGTTgtgtagagcaacaagcagaaatt gaaagactggctgcacagctggtagaagaGGCCAGCAATCTTCCAAAGCGGCGTGAAGAGAGACATCAGTTagtagaagctttggaagtacagctcagACTTTGGCTTCTAACGCCgtgcaaaaagataaagaaacagcagaactga